The following proteins are co-located in the Silene latifolia isolate original U9 population chromosome 1, ASM4854445v1, whole genome shotgun sequence genome:
- the LOC141587618 gene encoding uncharacterized protein LOC141587618, which produces MAMQRKLATIDQLNVRGLCMVNRCTLCKMDNECHKHLFFQCSYSTMIWRQILTWLNMQYRTVKLSKEMHWIAGRRTCKHWKARWYTSCLGATVYCIWEERNTRIFTRQEHQVDYVVKRIQYLVKVRLLYVTHPSKEGEIVEALDGC; this is translated from the coding sequence AAACTGGCTACTATTGATCAGTTGAATGTTAGGGGATTGTGCATGGTTAATCGTTGTACATTATGCAAGATGGACAATGAATGCCACAAGCATTTGTTCTTTCAATGCAGCTATTCTACTATGATATGGAGGCAGATTCTCACTTGGCTGAATATGCAGTACAGAACTGTCAAACTGAGTAAAGAAATGCACTGGATTGCTGGTAGAAGAACCTGCAAACATTGGAAGGCTAGATGGTACACAAGTTGTTTGGGTGCTACTGTCTACTGCATTTGGGAAGAGCGTAATACTCGAATATTTACTAGACAGGAGCATCAGGTTGATTATGTAGTGAAACGAATTCAATATTTAGTTAAAGTTCGCTTATTATATGTAACTCACCCCTCTAAAGAGGGTGAGATTGTAGAAGCTTTAGATGGATGTTAG